The DNA sequence actttgattagatactgttccttttaggtatgaaatgatagcatgtgcaggTGTGTAagtatgcgagcgcacgctcgcacgcgcgagcatgtgtgtgtatatatgtgtgcatgtgtgtgtgtgtgtgtgtgtgtgtgtgtgtgtgtgtgtgtgtgtgtaagtgtgagtttgtgtgtgcgtgtgtgtatatacgtgtgtgtgtgtgtgtatgtgtgtgcgtgtgtgtgtgtatgtgtgcgtgtgtgtatgtgcgtgtgtgtgtgtgtatgtgcgcagtctttgctttcgtttacaattattctctgtatatgttccaaggacaggttggaagattaggctaagcctaaaacctttatccttatgtaataaagttctgagttctgagttctctctctctctctctctctctctctctctctctctctctctctctctctctctcatctctctatctctctctaataatagcagtaatacagatataaatctcatacgaaaagtactccaagaaagtatagcaaatattaatgattggtgtaattgtaacataatggcactgcatcctaagaaaacaaaaagcatgttaataaccacaagacaaaaacaccagcgacAGCCTCAGAGCCTTGATATGCATGGTACAGTTAGCATTGCTCAAGTCCATCAACACCGTGTGCTTGGAgttgtaattgatgatgaacttaactggcgctctcacattgatacagtttataaacgagtttctaggaaccttttcttacttaacaagctctggtgcgttgtttctgtggatgccctcaaaatgtttttccacgcacactgtatctctcacatttgctatgcatctactgtctggtgcaatgccagtgatgttcataggaacagtatatatatatatgatatataagttacagctccgtccatccatggtatcgcctgatattttgtcgagactgggtcaatgaatatgatgacgtcactcgaggctctgccgagagtgacgtcattatattctttcaccccgtcgagacaaaatattatatcacgcgataccatggatggacggagctgtaacgtatatatggcatgaccgtttcatccgtttaatgcttgtcgacatgagccataaggctttagaataaaagatttcacgcattgcttggccatctgatcacagatgaggtcgcagtttgtaggttgaatatatgaatcggccagaaatagatctgcatttctggtacgaccttccagattatcaacagcgggttcatggtcggaatcaagaggttaaatttgcgtggctcccaatcatttcataaaagatttccattttcttgtttctgcggctgcgcaagttattttgcctaggtcatggccgaactttaggcctacggagaaatatcgctggatattttctccctagattaacagagacaaagaaggaaagtcatgctgtataaagaaaataaacacacttcacaagagaggtgtaaagttattaaaccgagatcccaatatgactactcaagaaaaatacactcaactgaacattcttccgctacaACAGCAGTTCTatgctagtgttttcatgttcaaaatgtacaacccaaccatgaaacaccttcatacatccaagacctgtttgagcgtcctcctggtagagcgagtcttttgaattatacgctaccgctcccacgcattgatttgtataaatctagtttatcctactggggatcgcttgtgtggaatttatagacgatgaaggtgtcGGTGATACACGTATACCCAATCAACAAAACATCGAAAACCAGGTACGTTTTCCTTAGGTGTTGAACAACACGGCAACAggaacgttcatcttattcttcatcattttctgattccaaaaacatataaatatgttatattcggattaaaaacaagctctgaaaattaaaaatataaaaattatgattaaaataaaatttccgaaatcgatttaaaaacaatttcatcttattccttgtgggttcctgattccaaaaacatatagatgtgatatgtttggattaaaaacacgctcagaaagttaaaaagaatagagataaagaaaagcgtgctatccttctcagcgcaactactaccccgctcttcttgtcaatttcactgcctttgcatcgagcggtggactgacgatgctacgagtatacgctcttgctgtaaaaatgcagtgagttcaggttcattctgttagttcgacagcttgactaaattttttaatttcgccttacgcgacttgttttcttctcaagtcAGTAgagacaccgacacacacatcaacaaggatagagagagagacagacagacagagacagacagacagagagagacgcaaACACTGCGAAAAGTAGACAGGTACAAAATATACGCTTTCACAGCAagagacaaacatacacaaaataaTTATACGAACCACAGAAATAGCTACAAGCAAATACCTTGCCGTCGACACTAGCCGGCTAGGCTACTTTCCATTCATCGATTATCTGGCGCAGAGTCCTTTCAACTCAGTGACTGAAGGGAATCCCCCTTTTCCTTTCCCGGAGCCAAGCAGTTCTCCAGTCTTGACTCTATGTACACAGAGATAATTTGCTACAGAAAACAAAGTTTTGCTTTTGAAAGCATTTTGAATCGTCGCAGTTTTGTGTTCAAGTCCAGGTCAGAGTAACTGCCAGCTTCACGCTTCGTTGGTGTGTGTACGTGAAGATATTGTTCACTGTACACATCCATTTTTCAGTGCACGCTGTCATTATCGACTGCAAATATCTTGACAGTGGCTGCAGGAAGACAACAACAAGCTAAGTACAGAGAGACAGGTAAGGCCTTGTTGTTCatggctgttgttgtttgtttttgttgctgttgttgttgttcttgttgttgtttttgatgttgttcTGATCTTAATTTATAAAACTTGGAGCAGTGCATGCACAAAAGAGAGGCAGGTCTACTCGACTGACTtgaaaacgtgtgtgtgtgtcactgtgtgtgtgtgtgtgtgtgtgtgtgtgtgtgtgtgtgtgcgcgcgcgtgtgtgtgtgtgtgtgtgtgtcacagtgtttgTGTAGTTAGACTGAGTctgtgtgagtctgtctgtctcagtgtctgtgcatctgtgtatgcgtgcgtaagcatgtgtgtgtgtgtgtgtgtgtgtgcggtttacggcgtgtgtgtgcgcggtgtgtgtgtcagtgtgtgtgtgtgagagagagagagagagagtgtgtgtgtgtgagagagagtgtgtgtgtgtctgtgtgtgtgtgtgtgtgtgtctgtgtgtgagagagagagagagtgtgtgtgtgtgtgtgtgtgtgtgtgtgtgtaaaccgtAGCCGCCCTTAAGTTCTGCTTGGGATCATAACTTGTAAGGGTGTGCCTATTACTTGATAACTTTGTCACAGTGCAAATGACgacataaaatacaaaacactCATGCGGAGACGGCTTCAATGCTGAACCAGTGCGCACAGCGGCACTTTTAATgtctctgtaaaaaaaaaaaaatctgtatcTTGTTCTGGATGCCTGCCAAGGTATAGAGAAAGCAATGACGGTTCTACTCAGACTCAAGTTGTGTAGTCTGTCGTCGACGAATCAACGCGTGGCAATTGTCTTTGCTTCAACCGCTGTTAGTGGACGTAGTGGTAAGTACTTCAATTCATTTTCCTTTTCAACGCACACGGTTATCCATCCCGATACTGTGCTTCTATTGTAGCATTGATCAACGCTGATTATGTAGAGGGCGTGCGCAGAGCGCTGAAAGTAAACTtagccaaaacattattgcaacaaatttcgagcccaaattaaagcattaattccagtgtcatttcattaaaacgttatatgccagttaaggtcGTTTACTTAActatcaggatcaccttttggattacagatttcttttacagggatcacttgaccgccgctcaaataagggtaccctcaaaatcgaccagacaaaaacggaagggccgtatgaaaaatcgacaaaaattcacaataggcaaaactgtgcaactttgacatacgagaagaaagtcaaatcaatgatctaccctgaacacattgttttgtttagctaccttgcgtatttcgtgtgctatgctattcctactgatgctggtgtcgatcgcaagaacGGTCAAAAACGTAGTACCGTAAACTATCTTGCATGAAACCGTCTGGTATCGAGCAAACGCCCACTCGCTACTTTGTGTCAAAAACTGTGTGTTGGGTATAGTAACTTGTAATCGCCCACCCACAAAATTTGTTCCAAAGGTGTCAAAAAACGGTTTCTATTTACAGTTGATTCTTAACCTCTTCACAAAATACAGAGCTATCATTCGAATGAATAATGACAATATGCTGAATGCAATGCATCATACAGATGAGTGCGTACTCTTGCCACTGCAGTGTCCGCATAGCCATGTCAATAGTTGAAGAAGATTTGAGAGACTCATCTAAATGTAACAGGCCGACATTGGGGGATAAAAGATAGAGTGAAcagactggtttttttttttaaatacgtgaTTGTGCTAGATGACTTTGATCAGGACAAATGAACGGACTACATGCAATTATGATATTTCAGTGCGTGCAAGTTTATGATTTTTGTTCAGACACAGGCGCTGCTGCTTGTAACGCTAGATATACGAAGCAGACCTTGAGTCATCATTTTCATTTGTGACACGAGCATACATGAGCATAATTTTGTTCTAAAACTATGAGACAAAGGGATTGTTGTTGTTAGTAGTCGCCATGTTCCATTCTGGCGAGGCACTTGCGCCCACACAAACGCGTCCGTGTCACAGCGAAAGAGGTTAGACAAATCCTACTACATGACTGTATCATTATCGTACCCAGTGATCCAATACCGATAGTCCTCATGGGAAACAGAATCTGCACAGTACCTTGCAAACACCCTCCACCTACTTTTGAGCGAAATTTGtacataggggggagggggatggtcTTACAAggtacaagatacaagatatttattcaccaattttgcaaaaggatttcatcttggcacggcacggtaaaaataaaataaaaaccaaccagacacatatgcagacacacatcaccatgcatgcatacatacgtacattacactgtcatgcacacacagacacaactcacacacacacacacacacacacacacacacacacacacacacaattatttacatactcacacataaccagccacatatctacatcacaaattcacatcgtcgccttgtaaaggtaaaaaccatatcagtttaaaaggggtgccagtaatatcaatgcaacattagtgaatactagaacaatacctaaaaattataatccatttaaaagtaagtagtacacgtaattattatcatttagtcagatcatcacataaaattatataatcatgatctagccagttagacagtttaaaacaacagtattaacagactatcacagatctactcaagcacctgaacctagagtcacattgcacaaaactactaccatcacagaactactcaagcacctaaaaaaaaataaggaccattccacattgcacatacttccactatcacaagttatgagaacagtaatggaatgcagtgaaaggactaagtaacaaaagaaacccccccccaatcctataactacagtatattacaacgtcttcactacaggagttgtcagtacagcatgggggatgaagctagagcgaaagcgactagttctggctttcagagctctgtagcgcctaccagatggaagaggctcgaagaagaggtttgccgggtgggaggggtcgcgaacaatctttcctgcttttcgaccTGAGCGCAACTCAAAAATAGAGGCAACGGAAGGGAAGTCACAGCCCGCGACCTTGGAGGCTGTCCGCACAATGCTCTCCAgtagctgtttctctttctcagtggtgctgccataccagaccgtgatagAAAAACACAGGGTGCTCTCAACGACTGCGCGATAGAACTGCGCCATGATTTGCTGTGACATACGGAACTTGCGCAACTGTCTCAGGAAGTGCAGCCGCTGCTGGCACTTCTTAATGATGGACGTGGTGTTCCCGTCCCATTTCAGGTCTTCAGAGATCAGTGTGCCGAGAAATTTGAATGAAGAGACCTGTTCCACAGCTTCCCCATTTATTTCAAGGGGCAAGATGGGGTCTTTCTTTCGTCGAGGGTCGATAAcgacttcttttgttttaagaacgTTTAGCTCGagatcattttcagagcaccacTCAACCACTCTTTGAACCTCCCCCCGGTATGCGTCCTCATTGGAGTCAGAAATCAGGCCTTCAATGGTGGTGTCGTCTGAGAATTTGATTATGTGTGTGGATGGGTGAGCGGAGGTGCAGTCGTTGGTGAAAAGGGTGAAGAGTAGAGGGGACAGAACACAACCCTGCGGGGCACCAGTGTTCAGAGTGAGTGAGGCAGAGAGTGAGTTGTTGAGTCGGACGACCTGAGGACGGTCAAGCAAGAAATCTAGGAGccagtggcagagagagagagggacatcgAGACCAATCAGTTTGTGGAAGAGCTTGTGAGGGATGatcgtgttgaatgcggaggaaTAATCAATGAACAACATTCTAGCGTAGGTGCGAGGGTTCTCAAGGTGCTGCAAGACAAAATGAAGACCCATGGCGACGGCATCATCGACGGACCTGTTGGCTTGGTAAGCAAACTGGAGTGGGTCAGACAGGTGACCCGTGAAAGCCCGCAGGTGCCGCAGAATCAACCGCTCCAGAACCTTCATGATGACAGATGTCAGTGCCACAGGGCGGAAGTCATTCAGCTGAGTTACCTTGGGCTTTTTGGGGACTGGGACAATTACTGAAGACTTGAAGCACCGTGGCACAGACATCTGCTGCACAGAAGTGTTAAAAATGTCAGTAAGAACAGGCGCGAGCTGGTCAGCACAGGACCTCAAGGTCGATGTTGAGACAAGGTCAGGACCAGAAGCCTTTCTTGGATTCTGTTTACGGAAGAGACCCCTGACCTCACTCTCCTGGATGGTAAACGCCGGCGCCAAAAGAGACGCATCGTCAGGGAGAGGAGGACGGTAACCGAGTGAGGGGTTCTTCTGGTCAAACCTGCTATAAAACACATTCAGTTTGTCAGGTAAGTCAGGGTCAACATTGTCTGAAGGCGCAGCCTTGTGCTTATAGTTTGTGGCCTGCTGGAGGCCTCGCCAGACCTCACGGGTGTTGTTCGAGGAGAAGTGGTCTTCAATCTTCTGGCGATAGGTAGTCTTTGCATGGCGGATCTCACGTTTGACCTCTGCCTTGGCCTGCTTGTACCTTGTTTGGCGTCAATATCAAAATATACAATAAAGTCAATTTCAAAAGTTAAGCTACCCTTTTATGTAACAGTTGTATAATATATGTTTAATTGTGAGGTTGTATCAATAGTATGTATGCAAAGTATGTCACTATTCAGCTGACCCCGAGTCGAAGCACGGGTAAATTATTTTCACAGAAGCAGGTATTTAAAGGTCTTAACGCAAAAGTAATCCCCAAAAGTAGCTTGAAGTTACGCTTAGTCAAGCATGCCAGCAGTGATCGAGTGTTCATGTGCGTTGCTATGAGCGACAGTCGTCCGCGCCGCGACAGTCTAAAGTGTCATTATGTAGAACTGCTTGTATTGAAACAGTCATTAAATGAGTTCCAAAAGAGTATACATATATGTATGAACGATTAATGTCATGTGCACCGATAGTCACcgaaggcgccattttggaaagaattctgacgatttggaccttaaaaagttcaagggacattcgctgtactgtcattaagaaacacctgcaatgatttgctcaaaactgctccgaaactatgctTAAAATGATTGAATGAAGTTCAATTGGCTATCGGTTTGCAtcgcccagctctcctgtcaAGCGGGGCTCACACACGGGCGGAGCAAGCGGAGCAAGAGCGGAGCGGAGCAAGGAAATTGTCTCCGCTCTCCACctgccctctcacacacacgctccgATCCTGCTCCGATAGGGGATTCCCCTATGATATGACATCGTCATCGTTTCTCTTCTCGCGCTGCCCGTTATTTGACACAGACATCAACACGGTGATCGCTGCACTAAATTCACGTGCAAACTGTAGTGACTCCAATGTGATGGCAAGTGGTGACCCATTTTGTGGTTATTCGGCAAACTTGCGCGCAAAAGAGCACGGTTTTAAAACACAGTCTAGTTGAATCGCCGCGCAAGATCTAAATAGGCTTCTTTCGATGCCGAacgattgtaaaaaaaattgtacaGCCTGATTCCACATACATTCATGGTACTCCAGTTGCTCGATGAAATCGAACGTCTCTTCATCGGTCATCGGAGGCGCCATGTTTTCGATCAGTTACCTTGGGGgaacaagggaagcaactcacaTATTATTTCCGGAGAAAGTGATGAGTGCGCTGATTGGCTGCACCGCTGCACCGGAGCCAAAAAATAGAAACGTGTCCTATTCCTTGCTCCGCACCGCACACACCACTTTCTCCACTCCTGCAACGGAAGTAGCGTCATCTCTCCGCCTGGTGCAGCATACTCCACCCTTGCTCCGCTTGCTCCGCAGGAGTCCGGACTTCCGGTCGTCAtcattattgttttgttttcatagATACCCATTCCACGGGTGAGGAACTGTTCCGCACCATATGCGTTGGGAGCGACGTGTTCCGGTTGTGGATAGTCGCTATTTTTCACTTGCTCTGGATCGCGCGCGAAGGTAGGTTGGTCAGCCAGACCCATCTCACAATATCTGGCGCATCCCGTCACAGAATGGCTGGACTACCTTAAAATGTTATAGAGAGGACTTCCGGGGATCTAGACTGTCAACAAGCGTGCGTTATGTGACGAAAAAGCCTGTTTTTGACAtgtgttggtgtttttgttgtatcAAAATCAAGTTGTGTAGACCACATAATTATATTGTCATATAATTATGGCGTAAGATCAATGCTGAAGATATGTTTTTATTGTACCAAATGCAATCAGTAAAATTTGGTACAATGAAAACATGCATTGGTCTTACAATCATAAACTGCATCATCACAAAGATCAACACTCCAATGCACCTGCCTAAAGTTTGTTAGGACGAGTATATTACTACAACAGCAACTACAGTAAATTAAACCTCCAACAATGGGTCAATGGGTAGCATCCACGCAGGCTATCATTATTGAGTTGTTTTTCGAACTGCATCTAATCTCGcaccctctctcttcctccccctaCCCTGATCTGAGGGCGGTCCTTCATTTCTGAAAGCAAAGGGGAAAAACGGGGTCGAGTCAGCAACTGTAACATCTTGCCTTGCACGCACTACTGATCACCACACCTGATGGTATGTCCGCCGCGATGCGTGCCACACCTGATGGTATGTCCGCCGCGATGCGTGCCACACCTGATGGTATGTCCGCCGCGATGCGTGCCACACCTGATGGTATGTCCGCCGCGATGCGTGCCACACCTGATGGTATGTCCGCCGCGATGCGTGCCACACCTGATGGTATGTCCGCCGCGATGCATGCCACACCTGGTGATATGTCCGCCGCGATGCATGCCACACCTGATGGTATGTCCGCCGCGATGCGTGCCACACCTGGTGATATGTCCGCCGCGATGCGTGCCACACCTGATGGTATGTCCGCCGCGATGCGTGCCACACCTAATGGTATGTCCGCCGCGATGCGTGCCACACCTGGTGGTATGTCCGCCGCGATGCGTGCCACACCTGATAGTATTTCCGCCGCGATGCGTGCCACACCTGATGGTATGTCCGCCGCGATGCGTGCCACACCTGATGGTATGTCCGCCGCGATGCGTGACTATTGAAGTGGGTGTACTGGGTAACGTCATTATGAACTTTGACACTTACTGAGGAAAAGGTGAAAGTTGTTATTGACCCTTTGTTTGTAGTTCGGTCGTCGAAAaaagcggaggggggggggggggggagggggagtcgCCATTCAGAGGTCGGTTACAGTATGAAAAGGATCCGTGCCCAGAAAATCGGTCGGATAACGAGGGAGTCTTTATCAGGAAGGGTCGTTATGGGAGGTTCCATTGTACTACAACTACCACTGCTACTTTTTTCCCACAGGAAAGCCTATCTGTGAGCCATGGACCTCTCAACACGTTCCCCTGTTGCTGTGTTCGTCAAACAGTTACGCAGCCTGGTGCTGAGTAGCTCTGAGCAGTTGCACTGTGAGGAGGAGATGACCTGGGTGAATGACTTGACTCGCACAAAGCGGAATCCTCAAGCATTCAACGTTCGCAGCGTCGAAGAACTGACGAATTTGTTGCTAAGATATCCTGAGGTTGGTTGctttttgttcacgaaattatgatgttctgcataatatccattgtcttacagagttgatgtactattgcatatagtattctgactctaattgacttgcaaatttttgctttgcaccttgtcatgaacatttataaactacaatgtttcatataatgcacttatgtacataaatttatactgttttactaattatgtagtagttagtagtagtagttattatagtagatttagtccctctttagggcgagggccagatgcaaaaaagtataccaatgtttattctgttaccctcgtaaaataaagaattgtcattgtcattgtcattgtcattaccCTCCTGTTCAATTTACCCGCCTGTTCAATTTAACTTCCTTACCCTCTGCTCGTCGCGGCAGTAAtccgatatttaaaaaaaaatctttatcAGAGACTGATCACATCCAACGCACATTCAAGTAAGTCCTTTATTTACTTGTTGTATTCGCCCAGTTGACCATTATAAAGACCATATTGGGTCGATGTCAACCATTtaacaaacaaagggaagtaatcgctctaaatgcatacataaggataaggataaaaataagattttatatagtcctgtgaggttaccctcattaCAATTCGACTGCTTCTCCCTGGGGAAAACGAGCCCACGTACAgaacggcgctacccattttttcttatttttcctgcatgcgtgtatccATGTTTTCAAGCCCATGAACATGTGCAATAGACAAAATAAAAGTTCTGCGAAagcagtctcctggcacctgagagaaaaaaatatgaaaatgaaACAAGCGCTTTCCTCCTCGTTTAGAGGGCTTCCTTCCCTTTGTTAGTCATAActtaaaatagcgctctgcctgatttattaaaggcacagtaagcctcccgtaaaccatcacagagctctccgagcgtctacatatagtacaagcatacttccatttgaacgctcaccgaacgggaacatcctggctgctttctgtcgagcgtgagaaattttcaaagaatttattttcgtggacttggcctcaacagcaatggcgcgtcgttttggtgctggacggctgttatgaataccggaattcacccccggacagtaagcctcccgtaaaccatcacagatactgtcaggcttttacacacagtacaaacacccttccatttgaacgctcaacaaacgggaacatcctaggtgccctacgtaaagagcgagcaatttttaaagaattaattttgcagattgtctccaacactttttggacccatcctgaactcaggtcaaacatgagttacttcccttcgtgtCTCATTCTaccgatgtaaactggcgatagccgtgaatcgatgattatcaaaatgtttttggagagtggtgcgtttttgcgcaagacctaacttttaaaatctaaataataaattgacagcttgttacacaaacattctttaatcataaaataattcttttttcatcaagacaagatcagtacaattcgaagttgtgaaagtttgaaaaaagaaaagcccggaagcagggtcacgcaagggtcgtagcagacgacggtttatcagtgcatatcgccgttcctctcaacagtcaaaagccatcgctagagttcttgtgaaccacagccgtttgtttcgtgcataaaaacgtgctattgtaaatattaagctcacatcgagtcgcattcaaatgactaactgacgactacattgtgaaaaggggaaactggatcacacggattcacgatggctcaggggtaagataaaccacgcaaaaataaattctttgaaaattgttcgctctttacggagggcacctaggatgttctcaatcggtgagtgtttaaatgaaagggtgtttgtactgtgtgtaaaagcctgaccgtatctgtgatggtttacgggaggcttactgtgccttcaaAGAttccataaaaaaaagttttttttaaaagccgCTCCATGAACTTACATTCTTGCTTTTGATTCGTCACGGCAGGTGTTCACAAGTtttgagcgccgaaaccaacgCGGAGCCATCATCCCCTGCGTGGCCCCCACAACAGAGCTGACACTGTGCCCCACTAACAGCAGCTCGTGCGGTCCGTGTCTCAACGCCGACTGTGGCGGCCTCCACTTCTGTGTCTTCTACCTCCTGTGTGGCAAGTGCAGCTTTGGGGACGTGTGTCATTTTGGCCACAAATTGGAGAATGACCCTCACAACCGTCGTCTTCTGGAGCAGCATCTGCTGGACGGTCTGACTCTGACGGAGCTGAGGACACTGTTCTGTCTACCTTGGGTGCGGTGTGGTGTCACGGTGCCCAGCGTGTGCaggtgagcatgtgtgtgtgtgtgtgtgtgtgtgtggggggtgtgggtgtgtgtgtgggtgtgtgtgtgggtgtgtgtatgtgtgtgtgtgtttgtgggtgtgtgtggggggtgcgtgtgtgtgtgtgtgtgtggggggggatgcgcgtgtgtgtgtggggtgtgggagtggggtgtgtgtgtttgtgtgtgtgtgtgtgtggggggggggggtgaaaaaATAGTTAGAAAGGTGAAAGATTTTAACCAGTGTTATGTTCTTTATCTTTAGATGAGTTTTCACCACGAGATGTTATTTTAGGTATACCGGAGGTAAATTTGCTGAACTATGTCTACTTGCTATTGTTGAGATATTCTATATAGTTGCAGCTTTGATCAAACTTGTTTGCTATGTTGGAATAACAGCATGTATCCTccttgccaccccccccccaacaaacaaaaacaacaataacaaaacaaaatcaaaacggTTACACAAATACTAAGACTGAAAACTTAAAACGAAGGGATGGAATGTTCCCAGATCGTTACAGAACTATTTGAACTGGTTTAATTTACCTCCAAACACAGGTATTACAATGTGCACAAAGGCTGCACCAAAGGGGCCAACTGTCACTCCCTACACATGTGTGACCCCTACGTCCAAGACCGGTGTAGGTTTGGCCCCGGCTGTAAACGGAACCACAACATCGATCATCAACAGGTCGGTCATTATTTTAAATAATTTCTACCAACAGAATCGATCCCTTTCAGTGTATGTAGGTCCTGTGGCGCCTAATTTGTCCGAAGTGTgggacaggggaggcaacctGTTAGGTTACTAGATGTATAGATAAttctac is a window from the Littorina saxatilis isolate snail1 linkage group LG10, US_GU_Lsax_2.0, whole genome shotgun sequence genome containing:
- the LOC138979137 gene encoding protein PBMUCL2-like, encoding MRATPDGMSAAMRATPDGMSAAMRATPDGMSAAMRATPDGMSAAMRATPDGMSAAMHATPGDMSAAMHATPDGMSAAMRATPGDMSAAMRATPDGMSAAMRATPNGMSAAMRATPGGMSAAMRATPDSISAAMRATPDGMSAAMRATPDGMSAAMRDY